The following proteins are co-located in the Desulfovibrio intestinalis genome:
- a CDS encoding metallophosphoesterase — MFIHLMAGIVFIYLGTRLLLPLRVGKKTKLGLALLLLIISQQHFINRFVFGGLASPEIPASLLLLQGWCFLFLVLLLIFTLLRDLVLLIGWVARKIRGSSKSAPASQAFSSGRRQAMMVVLASGTAFWGIREAVGLPDVRHVEMVIPRLPKALDGLSIVQISDMHASPLLQSSWVSAVVDRVNALKPDLILFTGDMVDGNPTVRAADVAPLRRLRANYGILGAAGNHEYYSNFTGWMKAFPALGINMLQNRHEVLNIQGQPLVIAGVTDVAAERVGLPGPDLAAALQGAPEDAVRILMEHRPANAPENVSHGIDLQLSGHTHGGQIIGMNAVVARFNGGYLYGQYKVDTLNMYVSSGAGLWNGFPVRLGVPSEIPRIVLRSA, encoded by the coding sequence ATGTTCATACATTTGATGGCCGGGATCGTCTTTATCTACCTGGGCACCCGGCTTTTGCTGCCCCTGCGGGTAGGCAAGAAAACCAAACTGGGCTTGGCGTTGCTGTTGCTTATTATTTCGCAGCAGCATTTTATCAACCGCTTTGTTTTCGGGGGGCTGGCTTCCCCTGAAATTCCTGCTTCTTTGTTGCTGCTACAGGGCTGGTGCTTTTTATTTTTGGTGCTGCTGCTCATATTCACACTTTTGCGTGATCTGGTGCTCCTTATTGGATGGGTTGCGCGCAAAATTCGCGGCAGTTCAAAATCAGCCCCGGCATCACAAGCGTTTTCTTCAGGCAGGCGGCAGGCCATGATGGTTGTTCTGGCCTCTGGCACTGCGTTTTGGGGGATTCGTGAAGCCGTTGGCCTGCCGGACGTGCGGCATGTTGAAATGGTCATCCCCAGGCTTCCAAAGGCGCTGGACGGGCTCAGTATCGTGCAGATCAGCGATATGCACGCAAGCCCGCTTTTGCAAAGCTCCTGGGTGAGTGCTGTGGTGGACAGGGTCAATGCCTTGAAGCCGGATTTGATCCTGTTTACAGGCGATATGGTCGATGGCAACCCAACGGTCAGGGCGGCAGACGTAGCGCCCCTGCGTCGGTTGCGGGCGAACTACGGCATACTGGGGGCAGCGGGAAATCACGAATATTACAGCAATTTTACAGGCTGGATGAAGGCCTTTCCCGCGCTTGGCATAAACATGCTGCAAAACAGGCATGAGGTGCTGAACATTCAGGGGCAGCCACTGGTTATCGCTGGGGTGACGGATGTGGCGGCAGAACGTGTTGGTTTGCCCGGGCCGGACCTCGCTGCGGCGCTTCAAGGCGCACCGGAAGATGCTGTGCGTATTCTTATGGAGCACAGGCCTGCCAATGCACCGGAAAACGTCAGCCACGGCATTGACCTGCAGCTTTCCGGCCACACCCACGGCGGGCAGATCATCGGCATGAATGCCGTGGTGGCCCGGTTCAACGGCGGCTATCTGTACGGGCAGTACAAGGTTGATACGCTAAATATGTATGTGAGTTCCGGTGCAGGCTTGTGGAACGGCTTTCCTGTGCGCCTTGGCGTGCCTTCGGAGATTCCGAGGATAGTTCTTCGAAGCGCCTGA